The Microbacterium trichothecenolyticum sequence TGTCGGCTACACGATCCGTGAGTTCCTCGAGACGTCGTTCGGTCACGCCGGACTCGACTGGCAGGAGTTCGTGAAATTCGACGAGCGCTACCTGCGCCCCACCGAGGTCGACGCCCTCATCGGAGACCCGAGCAAGGCCGCCGACAAGCTCGGATGGGTGCCCTCGGTCAACGGAGAGCAGCTCGCGAAGCTCATGGTCGACGCCGACATCACCGCCCTCGAGAAGGGCGCCGACTGGATCGATACGGTGCAGCTGCCGACGTGGACCAACGCCGACCTCGTTGGAGCCCGCGCGTGACGACCGCCGTCGACGGCGTCGAATACACGCCGCACGAGCTCGACCGCGACGCGACGTTCTACGTCGCCGGGCACCGCGGGCTCGTCGGCTCGGCCATCGTGCGCAAGCTCCAAGCGTCGGGCTTCGACAACATCGTCGGCAAGACGTCTGCCGAGCTCGACCTGAAAGATCGCGACGCCGTGTTCGCCTACGTGGGCGAGACCAAGCCCAAGTACGTGGTGCTGGCTGCGGCGAAGGTCGGTGGCATCCTGGCGAACTCGACCTACCCGGTCGACTTCCTCAGCGACAACATGCGCATCCAAGTCAACGTTCTGGATGCCGCTCTCGCCAACGACGTGGAACGCGTGCTGTTCCTCGGCTCGTCGTGCATCTACCCGAAGTTCGCCGAACAGCCCATCCGCGAGGACTCGCTGCTCACCGGTCACCTCGAGCCGACGAACGACGCATACGCGATCGCCAAGATCGCCGGCATCCTGCAGACCCAGGCCGTTCGTCGCCAGTACGGACTCCCGTGGATCAGCGCCATGCCGACCAACCTCTACGGCCCGAACGACAACTTCTCGCCGCAGGGCTCGCACGTGTTGCCGGCGTTGATCCGTCGTTACGACGAGGCGGCGGCGTCGGGAGCGCCGAGCGTCACGAACTGGGGCACGGGAACCCCGCGTCGCGAGTTCCTCCACGCCGACGACATGGCCGATGCGTGCCTGCACCTCATGGAGCACTACGACGGACCCGACCAGGTCAACGTCGGCACGGGCTCCGACGTGACCATTCGCGAGATCGCCGAGACCATCGCGCGCGTCACCGGGTTCGAGGGCGAGACCGAATGGGACACCTCGAAGCCCGACGGCACGCCGCAGAAGCTGCTCGACGTGTCGAAGCTGGCGGAGGCGGGCTGGACCGCGAAGATCTCCCTCGAAGAGGGCATGGAACGCACCGTGGCCTGGTACCGCGACCACGTCGGTTCACTGCGGCAGTAGATGTTCCGGCACGTGGTGCTGTTCCGGGTCCGTGACGAGGTCGCGGACCCGGAGATATCGGCGGCGCTGACGGCGCTCCGCGCGCTCGGGGGCCAGCCGGGCGTGCTCTCGTGGGACGTCGCGCTCTCGCTCGATACACGCAAAGGGCGGGTCATCGTCGAGGACGGGACGTTCGTCGACCGCGCGGCGTTCGCGCAGTGGCGCGAGAGCGACGAGCATGCTCGGGTCGCGGGGCGTATGGCGGGAATCAGCGACTGGTGGGTGGCGGACTGGGAACGGAGCTGACGCCGCCGCATCTCGGCATCCGTTCCTGAGCCGTCCCGCCCCGAGGCATCCGACAATCTTCCTCCCGCGTCGACGAGCGATCGCGCGACGCGGACGACGGCTTCCCTGTCGTCGCCGACAGGGCGCGTCTTTCATTCTCAGAGGCTCCGGCCGCATTCGTGCGGTCGGAGCCTCTTCGCGTTGTGCCGTCCCGGATTTCGGTGCCGTAAACAGCGTGTAAATGAGCCGCGAGCCCCTGGATCTCGTCGATGTGCGACCTCTACTCTCATCACAAAGCAAGAATCCTATTGCACATTATGAGAAAGAAGGCGGCAGATGGCATCGTCCGGTATCCGCGCGCAGGGCGTCGAGATGACGTTCCGTGCCCGGGGGCAGTCGACCACCGTGCTGGAGAGCCTCGACATCGACATCGCCCCCGGCAGCTTCGTCTCTCTGCTCGGCCCGTCGGGATGCGGCAAGAGCACGTTGCTGAAGATCCTCGGCGGCATCTTGGCGCCCACCGCCGGAACCGTGCAGATCGGGGGAGTGGATGCCGCTGACGCCGTGCGCCAGCGTGAGATCGGTCTCGTCCTTCAGCGGCCGGCGCTGCTGCCGTGGAAGACCGCGCGTCAGAACGCCGCCCACCTGCGCCAGATCGCTCGCGGAAACAAGAAGGCCAGTCTCGCGGCGGCCGACGAGGCCCTCGAGATGGTCGGACTCTCGGCCGCCGCCGATCGACTCCCGCACGAGCTGTCGGGCGGAATGGCCCAGCGCGTCTCGATCGCCCGCGCGCTCGCGATGGACCCCTCGATCCTTCTGATGGACGAGCCCTTCGGGGCCCTGGATGCCATCACCCGCGACCAGATGAATGAAACCCTGGCACGGATCTGGGCGGCGACGGGCAAGACGATCGTCTTCGTCACGCACTCCATCTCCGAGGCCGTCTTCCTCTCCGACGTCGTCCATGTCATGGCCGCCGGCCCGGGGAGAGTCGTCGAGTCGCTCGACATCGAGGTCGCCCGCCCACGCACGGACGCGTCGTTCGCGCTCCCCGTCTTCGGCGAGCACACCACCCACCTGCGCGAGTTGCTGCACCCGTCCGAGAAGAAGGAGGTCGCCTGAGATGACCGGAGTGATGGAACGCCCGCGGATGCGCTCGGCCGCGTCCGGACGTGCGTGGTCGCTGGCGTGGCCTCCGCTGCTGTTCGTCGCCTTTGCGCTCGTGCTCTGGGAGGCGGCGGTCATCGTCCTGAAGGTGCCGCCGTACGTGCTGGCCACCCCCTCGCAGATCGCCGGCGAGATGATCTCGGCGGCCCCTCTGCTGTTGCAGGCCGCCTGGATCACGACGCAGGAGGTGCTGTGGGGCTTTCTGATCAGCGTCGTCGTCGGCATGCTGATCGCTCTCGTCGTCGTCCGCTTCCGGTGGCTCGACCGGGCGGTCTACCCGCTCATCGTGCTGTTCCAGGTCGTGCCGAAGGTCGCGCTGGCCCCGATCTTCATCCTGTGGTTCGGGTACACCCTGACCCCGAAGCTCGTGCTCATCGTCGTCATGGCGTTCTTCCCCATCACCCTCAACATGGTGCTGGGTCTGCGACGCATCGACGAGGACCAACTGCTGCTCATGCGCTCGGTCGGCTCGACACGCAACCAGATCCTCTTCCAGGTGCAGGTGCCCACGTCGCTGCCCTACCTCTTCGCCGGTGCTCGCATCGCCATCACCCTCGCCGTCATCGGCGCCGTGGTCGCCGAGTTCGCCGGTGCGCAGAACGGCCTGGGGTATCTCATCCAGTTCTCGGCGACGCAGCTGGACACCCCGAGGATGTTCGCCGCGCTGATTCTCGTGTCGCTTCTCGGTCTCGCGTTCTACTACCTCATCGCCCTCGCGGAGTTCGTCGTCGCCCGACGTTTCCCCCACATCTCGCACACCGCGGACTGACACCGCCCGCGTGTCCCACCGTTCCGGCATCCATCCAATTCCACCGCCGTAACAGCAGTACCCGATAGCGCTCCACCACACCTACCCGCCGAGGCCACCTCGGCGTGTGATTCAAGGAGAGACATGCGTATTCAGACCCTGCACCGCACAGCCGTGGTCGCCCTGCTCGCCGGTTCGCTCGGCCTCGCCGGGTGCTCGGCGGGGGCTCCCGCCACCGACGGAGATGCCTCCGCCGCTCCGGCAGACCTCGACCACGTCAAGATCCAGCTCGATTTCCAAGTCCGCGGCCTGCACTCCGTGTTCTTCGTCGGCAAAGAGATGGGCTTCTTCGAAGACGCCGGCATCGCCGTCGACTCGATCACGCCCGGCAAGAGCTCCGGCGAGACGCTTCAGGTGGTGTCGAGCCTGACCGACACCATCGGCGTCGCCGACCTGCCCACCCTCGTGCTCAACCGCTCGAAGGGTGTACCGGTGAAGGCGGTCGCGGCCATCAACCAGTACTCGCCCATGGCGATGTGCTCGCTGAAGGACAAGCTGCAGCTGAAGAGCCCGCAAGACCTGAAGGGCCACTCGATCAGCGTCCAGGCAGCCGGCTCGACGTACCTGTTCACCAAGTCCCTGCTGGCCGTCAACGACATTCCCGAAGACGCGCTGACGTACCTCACGGTCAACCCGCCGTACGAGTCGTACCTGTTGACGGGTCAGGTCGACGTCGTCCCCTGCTACAAGGATGCCGAGCTGACCATCCTCGCCGAACACGCGGGAGGCGAAGACAAGCTCAGCGTGCTCGACGGCGCGAAGTGGGGCTACGAGGCCTACGGCACCGGCATCTTCGCCTCGGACGCCTTCATCTCGGAACACCCCGACACGATCGCGAAGTTCGCCAAGGGATTCGCGAAATCTCTTCAGTACGTGATCGACAACCCCGAGAAGGCGGCCGAGATCACGGCGGCCTCCTCTCCGGAGCTCTCCGGCAACGTCGCTCTCTACCAGGCACAGATCGCCGCCGACATCGCGGACTCGTTCACGAGCCCCACGACCGACGCTCACGGCCTGGGCGCGATGTCGGATGAGCAGTGGAAGGCCACCATCGATCTGCTCGCCGCCCAGGGGCAGATCACCACGACACCGTCGGTCGACGACGTGCGCGACGACACGTTCATCGCCGAGGCACACACCGACTGAGCCGGCCGGGGCGGCGCGCGGTCGTCGCGCCGCCCCGGACCATCGCACTCGCGGAGAAAGAGAGACACCCCATGACCACTCGTCATGCCGAAATCGCCGGCGCAGGCTTCGCCGGCCTGACCGCCGCCACCGCGCTCGCGCAGCGGGGATGGTCCGTGCGCGTTCACGAGAAGGCGCCCGAACTTCGGACCGAGGGCGCGGGAATCGTGCTCTGGAACAACAGCCTCCAGGTGCTCGACGCCATCGGGGCGACGCACGATCTCATGTCGAAGTCGATGACGCCGCCGGCGTACGAGACCCGCATGAACAACGTCATCCGCTCGCAAGAGACCCTCGACGGCATCAGTTGGCGCACCCTCACCCGACCGCACCTGTTCGCGACGCTGCTGTACGCCGCCCGGGAGGCGGGCGTCGAGATCGTCGCGGGCTCCACCGTGCGCTCGGCCACTGCCGACGGCGAGGTCACCCTCGCCAGCGGTGAGAAAGCGACGGCAGACGTCGTGATCGGCGCCGACGGCGTCGGGTCGGCTGTGCGCGACTCGCTCGCCATCCCGCTGGAACGGCAGCGATCGCGCGACGGGATCACCCGCTTTCTCGTGCCGCGCCGCAAGGAGCAGCTGCAGGCGCTCGAGCCCGACACCGAGTGGGACAACGTCATCGACTTCTGGAACCTCGAGCCGCGGGTTCTGCGTGTGCTCTACACGCCCGCGAACGACGACGAGCTCTACATCGCGCTGATGGCGCCGGCCGACGACGCCGCCGGATCGCGCGTGCCGATCGACCTCGAGCTTTGGACCTCGGTCTTCCCGCAACTCGCGCCCGTGCTCGAAGCGGCGGCCACCGTCCCCGGCAAGTACTACGGCTACCAGACCACGCGCGTCGAGTCGTGGACCCGCGGCAGGGTCGCGCTCATCGGCGACGCGGCGCATGCGATGTGCCCGGCACTGGCGCAGGGAGCCGGATGCGCGATGCAGAACGCGTGGACGCTCGCCGTCGCCGCCGACGAGACCTCGGACGCCGCCGCGCTTCCTGCCGCCCTCGAGCGCTGGGAGCAGCACGAGCGCCCCTTCACCGATCGCTGTCAGGACCGTTCCCAGCACTACGCCGACACGCGCGAGATGGCCAACGGCAATCAGTTCTCGGGCGACGTCGTCGAGACGGCGCTCTACAACCCCACCGACCCCCGACGCCACGAGGTGCAGCACGCATGACCGCCTTCTCCGCCTACGACGTCCGCGCCTGGCACTCCTTCGTACAGGAGAGCACCGCTCGCCGTGGACCCGACCCCGACCTTCCCCTCGTGAAAGCGGCCGTCGCCGTCGTCATCGCCAACCCGTTCGTCGGCCGGTGGGTGGAGGATCTCTCGCCCCTCACCGCACCCAGCGCCGACCTCGGCACCGAGCTCGGCCGCCGGGCCGTGGCCCTGCTGGGCGGACGACCCGTCGAGAGCTACGGCAAGGGCGGCCTCGCGGGCCTCGACGGTGAGCAGGAGCACGTGGTCGCGTGCGTGACCACGGTGTTCGGAAACGCCTTCCGCGACGCCGTCGGGGGAGGGCGCGCCTGGATCTCGTCGGTGACGAAGACGGCTTCGGCCGGAAGCCCGATCGACATCCCCCTGGCTTTCAAAGACGAGGTGTACGTGCGCTCGCACTACGACGCGATCACGATCGCCCTCCCCGACGCCCCGCGCCCCGACGAACTGGTCGTCATCGCCGCCGTCGCCACCGGGGGGCGGGTCAACGCCCGGGTCGGGGGCATGACCGTCCAGGAAGCGCTCGCCGCGGGCGACTGAGACCCCTACCCGAACAGGAGCACGACTCGTGACATACACCCATACCGCCTATCTGGAAGACGGCTCGATCGCGGCCACCCTGGCCGATCTCGCCCGCGCCCACCGCATCCTCGAGCTCGAGGGGCACGGCGACATGTCGATGGGACACCTGTCCTACCGCGACCCGTTCGGGCGGGGACTCTGGCTCAAGCGGGGCAACCTCGCGCTGAGCGAGGTCGAGCAGGACGATTTCATCCTCATCGACTTCGACGGCGCCGTGCTGGAGGGCACCGGGCTGCGCCATCTCGAGTGGCCGCTACACGCCGAGATCATGAAGGCGCGGCCCGACGTCAACTTCGTCGGGCACTCCCACGCGCACTTCTCCACGGTGCTGGGCGCCAGCGAGGAACCGCTGAAGCCCTACAACAACCACGGCGTGTGGTTCGCGTACGAGGGCGTTCCGCGCTTCACGCAGACCAGCCACATCATCACGACCGTGCCGCTGGGTGTGGCCGCCGCGCAGCACATCGGAGCGGCGCAAGCGCTCCTGCTCGCGAACCACGGCATCGCGTTCGTCGGGTCGACGGTCGCGGAGGTCACGCTGACGGGGATCTTCCTCGAGAAGGCCGCGCGTTTCCAGGTCGACCTGCGTGCCTCGGGCTTCGCCCCGATCGAGCCCGACCCGGAGGAGACGAAGGAGAAGTTCGATCGCATCTACCCCGCGAAGGCGCAGCACAACTTCTGGACTTACTTCAACCGTCGACTCGATCGTGTCGAGGCCCTGCAAGGGATCGGCATCTCGCAGATCAGCCTGCCCCCGGGCGTCTGACAACCAGAGAAAAGGAATGACCACATGAGCACTCTCCCCGCCATCGCCTCCGTCATCGGGTCGGGCACCATGGGACCCGGGATCGCCGCCACCCTCGCCCGCGCCGGCGTCGCCGTGCGCGTGTACGACATCTCCGATGAGGCGATCGCTCGCGCGACGGCCATGGTCGACGTCGTCCAGGGCGTTCTGGATGCCGTGGGGACACCGCCCACGGCCGGCGGATCGGTCTCTTTCGGTACCGATCTCGCGGAAGCCGTCGCCGACAGCGAGCTCATCATCGAGGCCATCCCCGAGCGCCTGGAGCTCAAGTACGCGTTGCTGGCCGACCTCGAGAACCTCGTGGGCGATGACGTCATCATCGCGTCCAACACCTCCGGCATCCCGATCTCCACCATGGCGGAGAAGATGCGCGTTCCGGGGCGCTTGATCGGCATGCACTGGTCGAACCCGCCGCACCTCATCCCCATGATCGAGGTGATTCCCGGACGACAGACCGACGAAGCGCTCGTGGGCGTCCTGGTGTCGATGGTGGAGGCCTTCGGGTACGTGCCGGTGGTCGAGAAGGAGATCCCCGGGTTCGTCGAGAACCGCGTGCTCTACGCGGTGCTGCGCGAGTGCCTGGCGCTTCTGGAAGAGGGCATCGTCACCCCCGAGGGCCTCGACGCGTGCGTCAAGTGGGGGATCGGATACAAGCTGTCGGTCGTCGGTCCCACGCGCCTGCTCGATATGGCCGGCCTCGACATCTACAAAGCCGTCTCGAGCTATCTGAACGAGGACCTCGCCACCACCTCGGGTACCCCCGCCCTCATCGAGGACAAGATCGCCGCGGGTCGGCTCGGGTTCAAGTCCGAGGGCGGCATGTACGACTACGGCCCGGGCGAGGTCGACGCCACGCGCAAGGACATCCTCACCGGCCTCATCGCGGCGCGAAAGACGCTGTCGAGCATCCCGGTCGTATGACCGGGGTCTCGCGGCGCACCGGGGGCACCGTCCCGATCGCGTACGACGTCGCGGGGACCGGCCCCGCGGTCGTGCTGCTGCATGGAACGTCGGCGAGCCACGCCGTGTGGGATCCCGTCGTCGATGTGCTCCGCACCAGCGCGACGGCGATCGCGCTGGATCAGCGCGGGCACGGTCGCAGCGCCAAGCCTCCGGTCGGATACGCGGCCGATGACTTCGCGGCCGACGTCGTCCACGTGCTCGACGACCTGAGCCTGGAGCGCGCCGTCGTGGTGGGGCACTCGCTCGGGGCGCGCAACGCGTGGGTCGCGGCGGCGCGGTACCCCGACCGCATCGCGGCCGCGGTGTGCGTCGACTACACGCCCTTCGTCGCCCCGGCGGTGCTGAACGACCTTCGCGACCGCGTCGCCGCGGGCCACCGTGCCTTCGCCGACATTGACGAGGTCGAGGAGTACCTCGCCGCGCGATATGTGCGCCTGCCTCCGGATGCCGTCGCGCGCCGCGCCCGTGCGGGGTACCGCCGTGACGCGGACGGGCGCTGGTGGCCGTTGGCCGACCCCTCTGCGATGTCGCACCTGATCGACGGATTCGGTCGGGAGTGGGCGGAGGAGTTCGAGGCCGCGGCCGTGCCGATGGTGCACGTGCGCGGCGTCGACAGTCGGATCGTGGATCACGACGCCTGGGATCGCGCGCGACGCCTCCGTCCGCGGGATCGATGGATCGTCGTCGACGGTGCAGACCACTACGTGCCCGAGGAATGTCCCGATCTGGTCGCCGCCGAAACGCTCGACCTTCTGAACGCTGTTCTCCCCTCATCCATCTGAAGGAACTCTCATGCCCCTGTTCATCGACAAGCTCGCCGTCTCGAGCCCGGATTTCACACCCCTCTCGCGCATCGACGACCGATTCACCGCCGAGGGCGGCCATGCCGTGCCCCGCCTGCGCTTCGAGGGCGCGCCCGAGGGCACGGTCGAACTGGCCCTCATCTGCCACGACCCCGACGCCCCTCTTCCCCACGGATTCACGCACTGGGTCGTCTACGGCATCCCCGCGGATGCCGAAGAAGTCGACCTCGATGCCGACGGGGTGCGCATGGCCCCCAACGGTGCGGGATACCCCGTCTGGTACGGGCCGGAGCCCCCGGTCGGACACGGTGAGCACCACTACTACTTCTGGCTGTACGCGTTGTCGCGTCCGGTCGAGGGGACACCGACCCGAGAGGAGTTCCTGAATACCGCCGGGGATACGATTATCGAGCAGGCGCGAACGGTTGCCACGTATTCGCGATGAGCGACGCCACCTTTCTCGCGGTGAGCGACGCCAGCTTTGTCGCCGGGGGCGAAGGGTGAAGATGGGAGACGACGTCAACGAGCACAGCGCGACGGCCACAGCCGTGCCCGTGGTCGAGGCTCGCACGAAAGGAGTCGACAGCGCTCGCCGCGCCCTGCAGATCCTTCTTCGATTCACCGAGGACACCCCCGAGCTGACGGTCGACGCCCTGCGCGAGACCTACGACATCTCGCAGGCCAGCGCCTACCGCTACGTCTCGCTCCTGCGCGAGATGAACCTGGTCGAAGAACGGGCGAAGGGCATCTTCGTGTTGACCCCTCGGGTCGCTCGGCTGGGTCGCGTCGCCGAAGGGTCCTTCGACTATCGCGCCGTGGCCCAGCCGGTGGTCGCGTGGATGCGTGACCGCACCGGCGAGACGGCGCAGTTCCAGCGTCGCGTCAACGACGCAGCCGTGTGCGTCGCCGTTGCCGAGTCCGACCATCCGGTGCGGCTGTCGTTTCAGCCCGGGCACCCGATGCCCCTGCACAGCGGTGCCGTGGCCAAAGTACTCCTGGCGTTCCAGCCGGTCTCGGTGCGCACGACCTACCTCGACCGTCTGCGACCGCACCTGGCCAAGGCCGCACGATCGCAGTTGGAGCGCGATCTGGAGACCATTCGAGAGACGGGTTACGCGCAGAGCGCGGGCGAGGTCGACGAGGGCGTCTGGGCGTTCGCCGCGCCGGTGCGTTCCAACGACGTGCTGCTCGGAGCCGTCACCGTGGCCGCACCCGACTACCGGGTCAGCGACGCACGCAAGAGCGACATCGCCGCCGTCGTTCACGAGGGCGCCGCGCGCCTGAGCCGCATTCTCGAGGCCGCCCTCTGACGGAGTGAGCGGGTCGGTATGTGCCGCGTCGCTGAGGCCTTGCCGCCCGTGAGCGCCGAGGTAGCTCGGTGTTCTCTCCCTCGTCGTCGATGAGTCCAACGACCGCGACGTCGCCGACGAGGCGTTGGACTCGCTCATTTGGTGACGGGTGCGGCCGAGAACTCAGGACGAGTTTCTTACGAGACCGCAGACCGGCAACGACGGGCGCTGCTTCCTGTTCAGTGAACATGGTCGACGTCGCGAAAATCATCCGATTGGGCGAGACGAGGCACGGTATTTCCCGCTTCGGACGATGATCTGGCTCGACCGCTCACCAGCATGGGCAGCGTGCAAGCAGGTCGCGCGGGACAAGCATTGGGCCCGCGGACCAGATCACGTTCCGCGGGCCCAATACGTCTGATTTGTTAGGACGTGGTGTAGACGAGGCTGTGAGTGGATTGAGCGGACGCCCACCGCGAGAGGGGGGCGAAGCCCACGTTTGCCGAGCATTTCCGCCCGCCCTCCGCAGTCGAACCGGGGTCGCCCGTGCAGGTTGCACTGCTTCCTCCCGGGATCATGGAGATCGCCCCGACCCCGTAGGCGCCGACCGTGTTGTCGGACTCCCGACGCGCGAGCTGGATCACCGGCCCGCCGCTGTCGCCGTTGCCTGCTGCTGGCGTCCCGGCGCTCTGGGTGCTCCAGCGCACCCAGTAGCACTGAAAGGCGGCCACGCAGTTAAACGTGTCCGCGGACTCAAGCACGTTCGAGCACACGAGGCCGGATCGGGAGCCGCTATAGCAAACATTATTTCCGCCGACGGGGGCGACGTACCCGCGGATCGGGAGAACGCTAGTCGCATCGTTGTAGCTGCCAGCGAAGACCCAGGCGGACAGCGAGCCCGGCTCGATGAACAGCTCGAGATCCGTATCTCCCGGAGCCTGGAAGGTGGAGCGCCCCACAGTGTGGGTTCCGGTGCCCCAGGTCCAGGATGCCCCCTGTAGGTCCGTGCAATGGTCGGCTGTGAGCATGTTGTATTGGTTGTCCTGGTTACGGAGCACGGGGAAGCCTGTCGAACAGGCCATTGTTCCCGCCGATGCGGGGCCCTGCATGTACCCGCCAGCGACCAAGGGGGCGGCGTTGCGGACGCGTGTGGTTGTGGTTGCCCGCTCCTTAGTGATGAAAGTGACCGGAACATCCAGGATCTCCTGCGGCAACAGGGTCGAGTGAAGTCGGGAGCTGGAGGTGCTCTGGACGCCGATGGTGATTGATGCACCGTCGGGCGCTGGAGTCCCCGAGACAAACGTCACGCCGGCGGGGAGCACGCTCGAGTCCGCAGCGATCTTCTCGATGATCGCCTCGACTTCTCCGATCGGGCGAACGGCCGGAACGATGTCCCAGTCCTGATCGGCGGGGATGCTGCTGTCGATCAGCGATCGTAGGTCCTCGTCAGCGCCATACGCGAAGAAGTGCAAGACATCGCGGTTCTGGTCCCAGGTCACCGTGTTGATCGAGCGGCCGGTGTCGGCTGCGAGGATGTCGGTGACAGCGAGGGTCGCTTCGAGATCCAACACACGAGCCTGATCGAGCTTGTCGACGGGCATCACCGCGAGCCCGTCGGGCAGCGGCTGGTCGACGGAGACACTGTTGAGATGCCCCATCAGCTGGCTCTCGGGCGCCTCGTCTGCGTGTGCGGGAGCGGTTGTGACGGATGTCAGGCCGAACACGGCTACGACCGCGATAAGAATAGAACGCCTGTGTTTCACGCTTCACCTCCGACTCGGGCCCGTCGGGGGACGGGCCTCTGGCGCCGAAGGTAGCAGGGCGGCTACACCGTGTGGATCACCGACTACTGTCCACCTCGTGACCGCTCGGTGACCTACCCCGCGGGAACGATGAGCGCCGCGAGCGCCGCGGTGACGCAGAGGGCGACGATGCACACGATGCCGATGACCACCCTGCGTATACGCCGGCGAACGTCGCGACTTGCTGCGGTACCGGCGAGAAGGCCAGTCAAGACCACAGCTCCGCATCCCGTGTACGCGATTGCCGCTTGCAACCCGTAGTCAGGCGTCGGCGGTGCCGGGTCAACCAAGGGAATCGGGAACCGCATCGCCGCGACGGCAACGAGCGCGATGACGGCAGCAAGCGTCGCGATCAAGATCGCAATCCATGCCTTCGGATTCGACATCAGTTCTCCGCTCGGTTTCGACCGCTCCAATATCACGCCAGCACAGGTGTAATCAGCGCAGACGATCCATTGGTGATGTCAGACGGTTTAAGCTCTCGCTGCTGCTCGCCCCGGGCACGACGCCGTCATCTTCCCGATCGCTTGATCTCTCGGCATAACCCCATCCTCGGTTCCAAGGACAGGAGCCTCCAACAAACCCAGGGCGCTTCAGGGTAGCTGACCACGTATTGAGCCGCCGTTACGCCAGGCCTGGGCGGGGTGAGGCGGGCTCCGCATGTAGGGTGGCGAGGTCCGCCCGGGCGAGGGAGCCGGGCATGGCGGCACGTTTGCGTCCTGCCCACTCCTCCAAGCGTCCCTCGAATGCCCAGATCTCGCGGAATGAGACAAGGCCTGGTCCGGATTGCTCCGATGACCAGGCCTTTTACTGTCTCAACACAGTGTGCGCCCGAAGGGACTCGAACCCCTAACCTTCTGATCCGTAGTCAGATGCTCTATCCATTGAGCTACGGGCGCAGGGCCTCCGCGCGAAACGGCGCGCAGGCCGTGGTCCAGCATAGCCGCGACCGGCGGCGACGTCTAATCGGCCCAGAACGGTGTGAATCCCGGGCGTGGCGTGAGGGTGTCCGTGCGGTGTCGGGGGCGAGACGTACGCTGGTCGTATGAGCGCGTACGTCTCGGCGTTCGAGCTGTTCTCCATCGGCATCGGACCCTCGAGCTCCCATACGGTCGGCCCCATGCGTGCCGCCGTCGACTTCGTGTCGCGGCTGCGCGCGCACGGCACGCTCGAGCGCGTGACATCCGTGTCCTGTGCGCTCTACGGCTCGCTCGGCGCGACGGGCATCGGTCACGGGACGCCCGATGCGGTGGTCGCGGGCCTGCAGGGGCTCGAGCCCGAGACCGTCGACCCGGATGCCGTGCGACGGGCGTGGTCGGATTGGCCCGACGCACGCCCGTTGCGCCTGGCGGGTGAGCGCGAGGT is a genomic window containing:
- a CDS encoding 3-hydroxyacyl-CoA dehydrogenase NAD-binding domain-containing protein; translated protein: MSTLPAIASVIGSGTMGPGIAATLARAGVAVRVYDISDEAIARATAMVDVVQGVLDAVGTPPTAGGSVSFGTDLAEAVADSELIIEAIPERLELKYALLADLENLVGDDVIIASNTSGIPISTMAEKMRVPGRLIGMHWSNPPHLIPMIEVIPGRQTDEALVGVLVSMVEAFGYVPVVEKEIPGFVENRVLYAVLRECLALLEEGIVTPEGLDACVKWGIGYKLSVVGPTRLLDMAGLDIYKAVSSYLNEDLATTSGTPALIEDKIAAGRLGFKSEGGMYDYGPGEVDATRKDILTGLIAARKTLSSIPVV
- a CDS encoding alpha/beta fold hydrolase gives rise to the protein MTGVSRRTGGTVPIAYDVAGTGPAVVLLHGTSASHAVWDPVVDVLRTSATAIALDQRGHGRSAKPPVGYAADDFAADVVHVLDDLSLERAVVVGHSLGARNAWVAAARYPDRIAAAVCVDYTPFVAPAVLNDLRDRVAAGHRAFADIDEVEEYLAARYVRLPPDAVARRARAGYRRDADGRWWPLADPSAMSHLIDGFGREWAEEFEAAAVPMVHVRGVDSRIVDHDAWDRARRLRPRDRWIVVDGADHYVPEECPDLVAAETLDLLNAVLPSSI
- a CDS encoding YbhB/YbcL family Raf kinase inhibitor-like protein; the protein is MPLFIDKLAVSSPDFTPLSRIDDRFTAEGGHAVPRLRFEGAPEGTVELALICHDPDAPLPHGFTHWVVYGIPADAEEVDLDADGVRMAPNGAGYPVWYGPEPPVGHGEHHYYFWLYALSRPVEGTPTREEFLNTAGDTIIEQARTVATYSR
- a CDS encoding IclR family transcriptional regulator; protein product: MGDDVNEHSATATAVPVVEARTKGVDSARRALQILLRFTEDTPELTVDALRETYDISQASAYRYVSLLREMNLVEERAKGIFVLTPRVARLGRVAEGSFDYRAVAQPVVAWMRDRTGETAQFQRRVNDAAVCVAVAESDHPVRLSFQPGHPMPLHSGAVAKVLLAFQPVSVRTTYLDRLRPHLAKAARSQLERDLETIRETGYAQSAGEVDEGVWAFAAPVRSNDVLLGAVTVAAPDYRVSDARKSDIAAVVHEGAARLSRILEAAL